CGACCGAATGGCAGTTCTATGCGGTAATCGCGCTTGTCGCTCTCCGGTGCGATGGTCGCGATGGCACCCTTGTGCGTCTTTCGCTGGCTCTCATCGGACTGGCCGTTCTTGCCCGGATCTATGCCGCCTGTATCCCGGCTCCCTGGCGGTTCAGCAGGGCCTTTCTGCCGAACGAAGCCGCCTATTTCGCGCTCGGCGTCGCTGCCTCGCGGTTCTGGTCCGGCGATCGGGTAGGGGCGTGGAGGTTGTTCGTGATCATGCTCATCATGACGATGGCACTCGGCGCCAGTCACGGCGCGGGTTGGGGGCGGCTTGCCAAGCTCTTGCCGCCTCTTGCCTGGGCGATTGCGGTTGCCGCCCAGCGCGTACCCGCATGGCGGCCGTTCAGGCTACTGGCGCGATGTCTCGGATCGCCGCCCGTGCTTTGGCTTGGGCTGATCTCCTATCCACTCTATCTGGTGAACGAACCTGTCGGCCGCGCGCTCGCCTTGGCGCTTGGCCCGATTCTATCCGGCAGCCCCCTCCTGTTCGGGCTCTGCTGGGGCGGGGCGACGGTGGCTGGGTCGATCATCCTGGCCGCTATGCTGCACTACGGCATCGAGCGCCGGTTCCTGCGCCGCCGGCGGATTGTCAGGCCGCCGGTTGCGGTGCCGGCAACAGGCGGGGCGTAGACTCGGGATTCGTCCGGCGCAACCAGCCGAGCGAACCGATTGCCCCACATTTGCGGCAGGTCGGCTGCCACGCCTCGTGTTCGGTGTCGCAGGTCGCGCAGACCCATACGCCTTTGCCGCCGCCGTGCCGTTCGTGCCGTTCGGCCTCGCCGACCAGGTTCGCAGCGCGGGCCGTGCGCGCCAGTAACGCCTCGCTCTCCGGATGCCCGGGGTTGAGTTCGGCGAGTTTGGCCGCTGCCGTCGCCCGTTCCAGCGGCGATGTCAGCGCCGCCAGCCAGGCATCGGCAAGGTCGGGATGCGGCGCGATCCGCCAGCCCCGCTTCAGCGCCCGCTTTGCCCGCCAGGCCTGGCCAGCCTTCGCACGCGCCTCGAAAAGTGCGAGATGCGCTTCCGGCAGGCCCGGTGCCAAGCGCACGGCGTCCCGCGCCCAGTCGATCGCCAGCGGTTCGCCAGCCACCTCGCGTGAGGCCATGATAGCCAGTGCCGCGCGCGCCGCCGGATCGGTCGCCAGCCGCGCCGCCTCGCTGAACCGTCCCTGTCCCAGCGCGATCCGCACCCGCTGCTCGCGCAACCACGCCGAATTAGGATAAGATGCCGCCGCCTGGCGGGCCTGTTCTGCCGAGCGCGCCAGCCTGTCTGGGTCATCCTGGGGCAGTGGGCGTGCGGTCAGCAGGCCGCGCCAACCGAGGAATCCGGCATCGCCATGTTTCGCCAGGTTGGAGAACAGCGCCTCGGCCCCCGCAGCGTCGCCCGCCTGTCGCGCCGTTTCGGCGCTCACATAAAGCGTGAGCGGCGCCTCTGGTGCATGCCGCCGTGCGGTTCGCGCATGGCCGGCGGCAGCTTCGGTGTCGCCCGCTGCGAGCGCCGAAAGCGCGCGCAGCGCGGCGGAATCGGCGGCATCACGCCGCGCGCGGCCGCGCCTCACCGATATCCGCCTGGGCAGGCTGAGTGCCCCGCGCAGCAAGCCAAGTACCAGGACAACGACAACAATCAGCAGAACCAGCAGCAGGATAGCCACCGGCGTCGATGCGGTGGCGGCATAGGTCCCGATCTCGACAGTCACATGCCCTTGCAGGCCGGCAAGAAACCAGGCGATGCCCAGCAGGGTGATCGCGACGAGGGCGAAGCGGAAGGCGCGCAGCATCAGGCCTTCTCCGCCATTCCGGCAAGCGCCGTTCGCGCCGCAAGAAGCCCGCTGGCTTTTTCGGTCCAAGGCTTCATTGCCGTGGCTGCGTCCGGCGGAAGTTTCGCGAGGACAGCGAGGGTTGCCTTCAGATCATCCCGTCCAAGCGCGGCCTGCGCCTTGCCGAGAATGCCCTCGGCCAGGCTGCCGATCAGGACCTTGTCGCCATGCCGCACGGTGACGAGGCTTTCCACCCGCGCTTTCGTCCTCTGCCAGAACCCGCCTTGCGGCGCGGCGTCACCGGCAGCGTGTGTGGCGGCTTCCGCATAGGTCGGGAAGCTTGCCTTCAGCCCGGCAAGCGTCGGTGGCTTTGCGGTGGCGTAGGCGGCGAGGGCAGCCGGTGCGCCGGGAATATTGCCGAGCGGCAGTCCGTTCTGCAGATTCAGGCTCGCCTGCGCGATCAGAGCCAGGGTCTTCGCCTTTGCCGCGAGTGCGGGCAGGTCGCCGCTCTGCTGCCGCAGCCGCGTCACCGCGGCGTGATCGGCGAGGGTGGTGGTCGACAGCGCCGCGATGCTGGACTCGATCTTGCCGATCCGCGCTGCGAGATCGGCGGGCAGGGCGGGCGCCGGTTCGGCGGGCACTGGCTTTTTCGCCTCCGCGGCAACAGTGGTCAGTTTCTGCTCCAGCGATGCCACCCGATTTCGCAGCGCGCCGATCCGGGTTGACAGCTGCGCGATCCGGGCTGACTGCCCCGCCGCGTCGAACTGGGCGCGAAGCAGAAAGACCTCGCCGACAGCAAGCGCGAGAATGGCGACGGTCACGAGGCCGAGCGCCGTGCGCCTGTGCCGGGGCACGTCCGTCGCGGCCTGTGCGGTCGCGGGGTCGGCAGCCTGAGGCTCTGGCGCGGCGGCTAGCGCCGGTTCGCCGGTGGCGGAGGGAGCGGTCGGGGTCTGGTTCGGGTCGTGCTCGGTCATGCCAGTATCGTTATCATGTGATCCTGATCGGGCGAAACCGCGCTGCGGATGTCGCGGAAGGGCAGGCGCGTGAGCGGGGCCGCAGCCGCCGGGCTGATTGCCACGGCAATCGCCCCGGCCAGCGCCCCGTCGAGCCCCGCCTCAGTGATGAGGGTCACGAAACGCCGCGCGCTGGCTGGTGAGAATACCATCACCCGGTCGATTTCGCCTGCCTCCAGCGCCGCCTGGGCTGCCGCGTCGAGCTGCCGGGCCGGGCGCGAGCGGTACACCACCCGACGTGTCACCCGGAAGCCGCGGCCGCGAAGATCAGCAGCGAGATCCATGCTGTGCCCTGCACCACAGGCCAGCAGCAGCCGTGCGCCGGGAGCGAGCCGCTCACCCAACAGCGCCGCCAGTTCCCGTGCCGTTCCGGCGGCACTCGCGACGTCGATGAACCCGGCTGCCCGCGCGCGGGCGGCGGTGGCATCACCCACCGCGAACAGCGGCACGGCCCGCAGTGCCGGTGGCAGGCCGGGCAGCGCCTGGGTGCTGGCGATCACGATTCCATCCACCAGCGTCGGCAAAGCCCCCGGCAATGGTTCGATCTCAAGACAGGGCGCGAGAACCGGCACATATCCTGCCGCGCGGAGGGCGGCGGCGGTGGCGCTGCCGCCCGGTTCGGGGCGCGTCACCAGGACGGTGAGCGGCTCTGTCGCACCGGTGTCAGTCAAGAAAGATGTCGGCCGGGCTGTCGCGCCGCAGCGAGGCACCGAGTTCCGCCCCCAGTCGCGCTGCATCGGCGGCGTTCGCCACCTCGCTGCGCTTCAGCAGGAAACTGCCATCCGGACGCGCTGTGAGCCCTGTCAGGTGCAGATTGCCATCCGGCAGCAGCCGTGCATGTCCGCCGATCGGCGTGCGGCAGGAACCGTCAAGCGCAGCGAGCAATGCCCGCTCTGCCTTGGAGACTGCCTTCGCCTCGTGATTCTCGATCGCCGCGAGCAGTTCGGCGAGCCGGCTGTCTGCCGCCCGCACGGTAATCCCGACAATCCCCTGGCAGGCGGCTGGCACCATCGCTTCCGGGTCGATGGCTGCGGCCACCTCCTCTTCGAATCCAAGCCGCCGCAGCCCGGCGAGAGCGAGCAAGGTTGCATCGAACGTGCCAATGCGTGCCGCATCCAGCCTGGTGCGGACATTGCCGCGCAGCAGGCCGATCTGTAGGTCGGGCCGGGCATGCAGCAGTTGCGCCTGCCGCCGCACCGACGAGGTGCCGACCCGCGCGCCCTTCGGCAGGCTCGACCAGATATCGCCGTCGTTCACCGGCCCGAGCCCGTCGGCAAGGATCAGCGCGTCGCGGGCGTCCTCGCGCTTCATCGTGCAGGCGAGGATGATGCCGTCCGGCAATGCGGTCTCGAGATCCTTGAGGCTGTGCACTGCGAAGTCGATCCGCCCGTCGAGCAGCGCCTCATGGATTTCCTTGGCGAACAGCCCCTTGCCGCCGATTTCGGCGAGGGGGCGGTCGGTCACCCGGTCACCGGTCGTGCTGATGATCTCGGGCGCGAAGGCATCCGGCGCGAAACCGAGGGCCGGGCAGATCTCGCGCAGCGCCGCGAGGAACATGTCGGTCTGCCGGAGGGCTAGCGGCGACCCGCGGGTGCCGACTCGTAGCGGCAGCCGGCGGCCGGAATGGGGGGCGACTTTGCTGCCCGACGAGCTTTCCTGGTGCATCTTCACTGCTTAAAAGGATCGCGATGGAAAGAAAAGCCGCAAGCGGCGACGCGTTGGGCCACGACTCGCTGATCCTCGGTATCGAGAGTTCGTGCGACGAAACAGCCTGCGCCGTGCTCGACGGCGCGGGGCGGATCCGTGCCGAGTTCGTCGCCAGCCAGATCGCCGACCACGCGCCCTTCGGCGGCGTGGTGCCGGAAATTGCCGCGCGCGCCCATCTCGCATTGCTGCCGGACATGATCCACCGCGCGCTGGCGGCCACCGGCACCACGCCGTCCGGCCTTGTCGCGATTGCCGCCACGGCCGGCCCAGGCCTTATCGGCGGCCTTATCGTCGGCGCCAATACGGCCAGAGGGATGGCGCTGGCAGCCGACGTGCCGTTCATCGCGATCAACCATCTCGAAGCCCATGCGCTCACCGCGCGTCTGCCGGACACCGGCGGCAACCCGCCGAACTTCCCCTATCTGTTGCTGCTTGTCTCCGGCGGGCACACGGCGCTCATCGCGGTGGAGGGGGTCGGACGCTATCGCCGGCTTGGCACCACGCTGGACGATGCGGCCGGCGAGGCCTTCGACAAGGTCGCGAAACTGCTTGGCCTGCCCTATCCCGGCGGCCCGGCGCTGGAGCGTCTTGCCGCCGAAGGGCAGGGCGGCCGATTCGACCTGCCGCGGCCGATGCTTGGCCGGCCCGGCTGCGACTTTTCCTTCTCCGGCCTGAAGACCGCCGTTGCTCAACTTGTCGCCCGGCAGCCGGAAGGCGGTCTGCCGCGCGATTTCGCAGCCGATCTCGCCTTCGCCTTCCAGAGCGCGGTGGTCGCGGCCCTGGCCGATCGGCTGCGCCATGCCCTGGCGATGCTGCCCGGCGCGACAGCGGTGGTCGTCGCCGGCGGGGTCGCCGCCAACAAGGCGGTGCGCGCCGCGCTGGCCGATATTGCCGCCGGCGCAGGCCTTCCCCTCGCCGCACCGCCGCTCCGCCTCTGCACCGACAATGCGGTCATGGTCGCCTGGGCGGCGATCGAGCGCCTGCGCGCTGGCGACGCCGCCGATCCGCTCGGCGTGCGCTGCCGGCCGCGCTGGCCGCTGGAGCATGTGCGGAACATGCAGATTGCAGGCTGAGCGGGTTTCGTGCCACGCTAGTACATAATCCGATCGAATGACCTCATCTGACCGGATCAGGATACTCGCTCTTTCAGACTGATGGCGCTCGGTATCCGACCCCACAGATCGGAAAGCGCGCCATACATGAAAACCGGAAACAGAGGCGCTCCCGATGAGTAACGTGTCTACGCGGGATCACTCCGATCTTCCCGCATCCGGCCGCGCGCCGGGCCCTGCCGTTCCGCTGGCGCTCGCTCCCATCCGTTCCGTTGCCGACTGGCGGGACGCAATTCTTGCGAAGCTGGTCTATGCCCTTGGCAGGGACCAACGCACGGCCAGCGATCGCGACTGGTTCGAGGCGCTCGCTCTTGCCCTGCGCGACCGCGTGGTTGCGCACGCCCTCGATTCGGACAATCTCACCCGCGCGGCCGGGCACAAGCGCGTCTATTATCTCTCACTTGAGTTCCTGGTCGGCCGCTTGCTGGTGGACACCCTGACCAATCTCGACATGACCGGCCTGACGCGCGCGGCCCTTGGCGAACTCGGTGCAGATTTCGAGCGCGTCCGAGCCGCCGAGCCCGATGCTGCCCTCGGTAATGGCGGGCTCGGTCGGCTCGCCGCCTGTTTCATGGAGAGTGCGGCCAGTCTTGCGATCCCGACCTGCGGTTATGGAATCCGATACGAGAACGGATTGTTCCGTCAGGAGATCCGCAACGGCGTTCAGGTCGAATTACCGGAAGACTGGCTCGCCGCCGGCAATCCCTGGGAAATCCGCCGGCCGGAGCGGGACTGCGATATCGGCTTCGGTGGCCATGTCGAGCAGGTTGGCGACGATGATGGTGCCACCCGCTGCGTCTGGCATCCCGCCGAGCTCGTGCGTGCCGTTGCCCATGATACGCCGGTCATCGGCTGGCGGGCACGGCATGCGAACCGGCTTCGCCTCTGGTCCGCGCGGGCCGTCGCGCCGCTGCGACTCGACGCCTTCAACGCTGGCGACTACCTCGGCGCCGTCGCCGACGACGTGCGGGCGCGATCAGTCTCGCGTGTCCTCTACCCGTCGGATACGACGCCGGCCGGCCAGGAACTCAGGCTCCGCCAGGAATATTTTTTTTCCGCTGCCTCACTGCACGACATCCTCCGCCGCCATCTCGCCGAAGGCTACGATCTCTCCCGACTGCCGGACATGGCGGCGATCCAGCTCAACGACACCCACCCCGCGATCGCGATCGCCGAGATGATGCGCCTGCTTGTCGACCGGCACGGAACCGCCTGGAATGAAGCCTGGCGCATCACCTGTGGCTGCTTTTCCTACACCAACCACACGCTGCTGCCCGAGGCGTTGGAGACCTGGCCAGTCGCGCTGATGGAGCGTCTGCTGCCGCGACACATGCAGATCATCTACCGACTCAATGCCGACCATCTCGAAGCGGCCCGCGCGAAGGGGGCGGCTTCGGACTCGCTGCAGGCAAGCCTGTCCATGATCGACGAGACCCAGGGCCGCCGCGTGCGTATGGGCACGCTTGCCTTTGTCGGCTCGCACCGTGTCAACGGCGTCTCCGCGCTGCACACCGGCCTGATGCGCGAGACCGTCTTTCACGACCTGCACGTGCTCCATCCCGACCGGATCACCAATGTCACCAACGGAATCACCTTTCGCCGCTGGCTGTTCGAGGCCAATCCGCGACTGACCGGCCTGCTGGTCGATGTGCTTGGCGACGCCGTCCTCGACGATCCCTCGGTCCTTGCCGGTCTGCGCGGGCTGGCCGGCGATCCCGGTCTCCGCGCCCGGCTCATCGCCTGCCGGCGCGCCAACAAGGTGGCGCTCTCGAATCTGGTCGGCGAGCAACTCGGTATCGGCCTGGATCCCGACGCGCTGTTCGATGTCCACGTCAAGCGCCTTCACGAGTATAAACGGCAACTGCTCAACATTCTCGAAGCGGTGTCGCTCTGGCAGGCGATCCGCGCCCGACCCGCGGCGGGGTGGGTGCCGCGTGTGAAGATCTTCGCCGGCAAGGCCGCGGCGAGCTACGCGCAGGCGCGGCTGATCATCAGGCTGATCAACGACGTCGCGAGCGTGATCAATAGCGATCCGGTCACCAGCGACTTGCTCAAGGTCGTATTCCTGCCGAACTTCAATGTCAGTCTCGCGGAGATCATCATTCCCGCCGCAGATCTGTCCGAGCAGATCTCGACGGCCGGCATGGAAGCTTCCGGCACCGGCAACATGAAATTCGCATTGAACGGCGCGCTCACCATCGGCACGCTCGACGGAGCGAATATCGAGATCCGCGATCACGTGCGCGCTGACAATATCTTCATCTTCGGCCTTACCGCAGCAGAGGTTGCTGTGCGCCGGCTCGACGGCTGGCATCCGGAATTCTCGATCGTCGCTTCGCCCGCGCTGGCCGGCGCAATCGAGGCGATCGGTCGCGGCACCTTCTCACCCGGCGAGGATACGCGCTTCGCCCCGATCGTCGACGAGTTGCGCCGTACCGACCGCTTCCTTGTCACCGCCGACTTCGATTCCTATGCCGAGGCCCAGCGCCGCGTCGCCGCGCTATGGCGCGATCGCGACGCCTGGTGGCGTGCCGCGGTGCTCAATACGGCGGGCATGGGGCCGTTTTCGTCCGATCGTGCGATCGGCGAATACGCGGAAAAGATTTGGCATGTAACAGGCTTGGAGAGATGAGCCGATACAACTGAAACAAGTCCGCCAGACGTCCCGGCGGCATGAGGGAGGAAAAACAATGAACGGACGCACCGAACGGACCACACCGCTGTCGCGCAGCGCCATGGCTTATGTGCTTGCCGGCGGCCGTGGCTCACGTCTTCACGAACTGACCGACCGGCGAGCCAAGCCGGCGGTGCAGTTCGGCGGCAAGTGGCGCATCATTGATTTCGCTCTCTCCAATGCCTTGAATTCCGGCATCCGCCATATCGGCGTCGCCACTCAATACAAGGCCCACAGCCTCATTCGTCATCTTCAGCTCGGCTGGGCGTTCTTCCGACGCGAGCGCAACGAGAGTTTCGATATCCTCCCCGCCAGCCAGCGGATTTCCGAACAGAACTGGTATCTCGGCACCGCCGACGCCGTCTACCAGAACATCGACATCATCGAAAGCATCGGGCCTGAATACATCATCATCCTCGCCGGCGACCACATCTACAAGATGGACTATGAGGTGTTGCTCCAGCAGCATGTTGCCCAGCAGGCAGATGTCACCATCGCCTGCGTGGAAGTCCCGCTTGCCGACGCCAGGGGCTTCGGCGTCATGCATGTTGACGAATCCGACCGCATCATCGACTTTCTCGAAAAGCCGGCGAACCCGCCGCCGATTCCGGGTCGCGAGGGAGTCGCGCTGGCGAGCATGGGTATCTATGTCTTCCAGCGGGCCTTCCTGTTCGACGTGCTGCGACGCGATGCCGATGATCCCCATTCGAAACATGACTTCGGCGGCGACATCATCCCGGCGCTGGTGCGCGAAGGCCGCGCCTTTGCACATCACTTTGCGCGTTCCTGCGTCCGTTCGGCGCAGGAGCCGGAGCCCTACTGGCGCGATGTCGGCACGATCGATGCTTATTGGGAGGCCAACATCGACCTGACCGATTTCGTGCCTGCGCTCGACATCTATGATCGCACCTGGCCGATCTGGACCCACACCGAAGGCACGCCGCCCGCGAAATTCATCCATGATGAGGAGGGCCGGCGCGGCCAGGCGGTATCGTCGCTTGTCTCCGGCGGCTGCATTGTCTCCGGGGCGTCGCTGCGCCGCTCGCTGCTATTCACCGGAGTACGCGTGAATTCCTTCTCGCAGGTCAGTGACGCGGTGATCCTGCCGGGTGCCGATATCGGCCGCCATGCTCGGCTTGCCAATGTGGTGATCGATCGCGGCGTGCGGATTCCGGAAGGGCTGGTCGTGGGAGAGGATCCCGAGGACGACGCGCGGCGGTTCCGCCGCACCGCGCAGGGGGTGTGTCTGATCACCCAGCCGATGCTCGACCGGCTGATGACCGCCTGATCATGCGCGTCCTCTCGGTCGGATCGGAAATCTACCCGCTCGTCAAGACCGGCGGCCTCGCCGACGTGATGGGCGCGCTCCCGGCGGCCCTGTCGTCCGAAGGAATCACGGTGCGGTCGCTGGTGCCGGGCTATCCAGCCGTCACCGCCGCGCTCGATCGCGCGGAATCCGTCCTGCGGATTCCCGACCTCTTCGGCGGTGCAGCGGAGATTCGCGCCGCGGCCGCCGGCAGGCACGATCTCTTCGTGCTGGATGCACCGCATCTCTATGCGCGCCCGGGAAATCCCTACATCGCCTCGAACGGCGCCGATTGGTCCGACAACGCGCAGCGCTTCGCGGCGCTTTGCCGGGCGGGCGCGCTCCTCGCCCGCGGTGCCGTCGGTGGCTTCGTGCCCGATCTGCTCCATGCGCATGATTGGCAGGCCGGTCTCGTGCCCGCCTATCTTCATTATGAAGGTCATGCCGCGCCGCCCTGCGTATTCACCGTTCACAACCTTGCATTTCAGGGCTGGTTTCCTGCCCATCTTCTCGGCGGGCTCGGTCTGCCGGCCAGCGCCTTCGTCATCGACGGTGTGGAATATTTCGGCGGCATCGGCTTCCTCAAGGCCGGTCTGCAATTCGCCGACGCCATCACCACCGTCTCGCCCCGCTATGCCACCGAGATCGCGACGCAGGATGGCGGCATGGGGCTCGACGGGTTGCTTCGCAAGCGTGGCAGCGCAGTGCATGGCATTCTCAATGGCCTCGATACGGCAACGTGGAATCCTGCTACCGATGAACATCTTGCCGCGCGTTATGATGTCGCAAATCTTGCTGCGCGGGCGGTGAACAAGCGCGCAGTACAGGCGCGGATGGGCCTCGCGCCGGATCCGCGCGCGCTGCTGTTCGGCGTGGTCAGCCGCCTGGCCGGGCAGAAGGGGATCGACCTAATCATCGAGGCCCTGCCCGTTCTCGACGCGCTGGGGGCGCAGCTCGCGGTGCTCGGTACTGGCGAAACCGGGATCGAGGCTTCGCTGCGCGAGGCAGTAGCGGCTCGGCCGGGCCGCGTTGCCGCGATCATCGGCTTCGAGGAATCGCTCTCGCATCTCATTCAGGGCGGTGCCGACGCGATTCTCGTGCCGTCACGGTTCGAGCCCTGCGGCCTTACGCAACTGGCGGCCCAGCGCTATGGCGCAATTCCCGTGGTCTCGCTGGTCGGCGGCCTGGTCGACACCGTGATCGACGCCAATCCCGTCGCCATATCCGCCGGTGTCGCCACGGGAATCCAGTTCGGGCCTGTAAGCGAGGCCGGCCTCTCGGACGGCCTCCGACGCGCCGCGGCACTATTTGCGGATCCCGACAAGTGGAGCCGTATGCAGCGCAACGCGATGGCGCTCGACGTTTCCTGGACCGAGCCAGCGCGAAACTATGCGGCTCTCTATCGGTCCCTGACGTCGCGTTAGATAACGCTCATTCCGCCGGCAGGGTCGCCAGCCTTCGGGCCCGGCGGCGGCCGAACCCGGTCAGCGCTAGATAGATCACGGGCGTGGTGTAGAGCGTCAATGCCTGGCAAACGATTAGTCCGCCGATCACCGCGATACCGAGTGGCCGGCGGAGCTGTTCGCCCGTGCCGACTGCGAAGGCGAGGGGCAGCGCCCCGAGGGCGGCGGCAAGTGACGTCATCATGATGGGCCGGAAGCGTTCGAGGCAGGCGGCGCGGATCGCCTCGGCCGGCGTCATGTCATGCTCACGCTCGGCATTCAGCGCGAAATCGACCAGCATGATGCCATTCTTCTTGACGATCCCCATCAGCAGGAAAATGCCGATAATGCCGATGACCGAGAGCGGTGTGCCGGTCACCAGCAAGGCGAGCAGGGCGCCAACGCCGGCTGACGGCAGCGTGGAGAGAATGGTCAGCGGCTGGACGAGGCTTTCATAGAGTACGCCTAGCACGATGTAGATCGCGATCAGCGCCGCGAGGATCAGGAGCGGCTCGTCGCTCACCGACTTCATGAAATAACGCGCGTTACCGCCAAAACTGATCTTCACGGAAGCGGGCAGCGGAAGTGAGGCGATGGCCTGTTTCACCGCGGTGATCGCCTGCCCGAGAGACGTTCCCTTTGCGACATTGAAGCTGATCGTCCCGGCTGGCAAGCCGTCGAGATGCGTGACGGAGAGCGGTGCCGTCGCCCGGACATAATGCGCGACAGCCGAAAGCGGCAGCGGCCCTTTCGTGCCGGCGACATAGATATGCTGGAGATCGACGGGTGAGCGATCCAATCCCTCCGGCACCTTCAGGATCACTGAATACTGGTTCTCGGCCTCGTAAATCCGAGAAATCTGCTGCTGCGCGAAGGCGTTCTGCAGCACGCCGTCGATCGCCGCAATCGAGA
This genomic interval from Acidiphilium multivorum AIU301 contains the following:
- the glgA gene encoding glycogen synthase GlgA; the encoded protein is MRVLSVGSEIYPLVKTGGLADVMGALPAALSSEGITVRSLVPGYPAVTAALDRAESVLRIPDLFGGAAEIRAAAAGRHDLFVLDAPHLYARPGNPYIASNGADWSDNAQRFAALCRAGALLARGAVGGFVPDLLHAHDWQAGLVPAYLHYEGHAAPPCVFTVHNLAFQGWFPAHLLGGLGLPASAFVIDGVEYFGGIGFLKAGLQFADAITTVSPRYATEIATQDGGMGLDGLLRKRGSAVHGILNGLDTATWNPATDEHLAARYDVANLAARAVNKRAVQARMGLAPDPRALLFGVVSRLAGQKGIDLIIEALPVLDALGAQLAVLGTGETGIEASLREAVAARPGRVAAIIGFEESLSHLIQGGADAILVPSRFEPCGLTQLAAQRYGAIPVVSLVGGLVDTVIDANPVAISAGVATGIQFGPVSEAGLSDGLRRAAALFADPDKWSRMQRNAMALDVSWTEPARNYAALYRSLTSR